The proteins below are encoded in one region of Brassica napus cultivar Da-Ae chromosome A6, Da-Ae, whole genome shotgun sequence:
- the LOC106347777 gene encoding uncharacterized protein LOC106347777 isoform X2 produces MSKHYPQFFIHEANLDSLFSPPPDSAFSLTSSELCLPPLHTSCSLLPTETELCVRMSSSNLTTISSSLSRTRANPEFKTREMEVRSELKQNIYEIFKDFMTGITKLEELDNATNIFLLRFQQGLCLLKRSPILTSSKLIENILKNNETRRLKSYVEAGCINIDDAARSTRALHTSLSGLSDHLIKAQSLLSDLERLTDDAALAIETATKLSTQLDEESSDDLRQVTSEWFTVW; encoded by the exons ATGTCCAAACACTATCCCCAGTTCTTTATTCACGAAGCGAATCTGGATAGCCTCTTCTCTCCACCGCCGGATTCAGCCTTCTCCCTGACTTCCTCCGAGCTTTGTCTGCCACCATTACACACGTCATGTAGTCTCCTTCCTACAGAAACCGAACTCTGTGTAAGGATGAG TTCCTCAAACTTGACGacgatctcttcttctctctctcgaaCTAGAGCAAACCCAG AATTCAAGACAAGAGAGATGGAAGTGAGAAGCGAGCTAAAGCAGAATATTTACGAGATTTTCAAAGACTTTATGACGGG GATCACAAAGCTTGAGGAACTAGATAATGCTACAAACATCTTTCTTCTACGCTTTCAGCAAGGACTCT GCTTGCTCAAACGCTCTCCAATACTCACTTCCTCCAAGTTGATCGAGAACATTCTCAAGAACAATGAAACAAGACGGCTGAAATCATACGTAGAAGCAGGCTGTATTAACATCGATGATGCTGCACGAAGCACACGGGCTT TGCATACATCTCTATCAGGACTTTCTGACCACCTAATCAAAG CTCAAAGCTTGTTATCTGACCTCGAGCGTCTCACTGATGATGCCGCCCTTGCAATTGAGACTGCAACAAAGCTCTCCACACAACTGGATGAAGAATCAAGTGATGATTTGCGACAAGTGACGAGTGAA TGGTTTACAGTATGGTGA
- the LOC106351794 gene encoding uncharacterized protein LOC106351794, with product MDLPALPQRTYTLGEEPPAHRSISYHTDDINLFNALRRALNDDEYEELKESKLGLNIKKKYELWSLVGPQPVRFSLFEFEHLTGLNCDYIEDLENPRVEVTKEMAAVWEMMGVDVDVGPTTEHTKAAFGRCEEWSREDRMRLGYLAIFTGFIEGRKYPTATRASLARLVMVWAYFALPEFGANYGHPLPNRPSPLMLAYNGGKGCRFFKEASSRHTSMINFVQKDFVEMFPRWDFDSEEGRECSGDREWCEGGKCSTLKKSRKAASVEASKVPYTEAHAEARSEASTSVGGMTKEQIKKSFKDIADVMRDEFGMCLREIKLLGDMI from the exons ATGGATTTACCAGCACTCCCGCAGAGGACAtatacattaggggaagagccccCTGCACATAGGAGCATTTCGTATCACACTGAtgacataaatttatttaatgctCTAAGGCGAGCTCTAAACGATGACGAATATGAGgagctgaaggagtcgaagttggga CTTAACATCAAGAAGAAATATGAGCTCTGGAGTCTTGTTGGTCCACAACcggtgaggttttcactgttcgAGTTTGAACACCTCACTGGTCTGAACTGCGATTACATCGAGGACCTGGAAAATCCAAGGGTTGAGGTTACGAAGGAGATGGCTGCTGTCTGGGAGATGATGGGTGTTGATGTCGATGTTGGGCCAACTACTGAACATACAAAAGCAGCATTTGGGAGATGCGAGGAGTGGTCTCGGGAAGATCGCATGCGGCTCGGataccttgccatcttcactggattcattgaagggagaaagtaccCAACCGCTACACGGGCTAGTcttgcaaggctagtgatg GTGTGGGCGTACTTTGCTCTGCCAGAATTTGGTGCTAATTATGGGCATCCCCTACCAAACAGACCGTCTCCGCTGATGCTGGCTTACAATGGTGGCAAAGGATGCAGATTTTTTAAAGAGGCCAGTAGCAGACAT ACTAGCATGATCAACTTCGTCCAGAAGGACTTTGTTGAGATGTTTCCACGATGGGACTTTGAT AGTGAAGAAGGAAGAGAGTGCAGCGGAGACAGAGAGTGGTGTGAAGGAGGAAAGTGCAGTACCTTGAAGAAATCTCGTAAAGCGGCTTCTGTTGAGGCTAGTAAAGTGCCTTATACTGAGGCACATGCAGAGGCTCGTTCAGAGGCTTCTACGTCTGTTGGTGGGATGACCAAAGAGCAAATTAAAAAAAGCTTCAAGGACATAGCTGATGTCATGAGGGATGAGTTTGGGATGTGCCTTAGGGAGATCAAGTTGTTGGGGGATATGATATAA
- the LOC106347777 gene encoding uncharacterized protein LOC106347777 isoform X1 — MSKHYPQFFIHEANLDSLFSPPPDSAFSLTSSELCLPPLHTSCSLLPTETELCVRMSSSNLTTISSSLSRTRANPEFKTREMEVRSELKQNIYEIFKDFMTGITKLEELDNATNIFLLRFQQGLCLLKRSPILTSSKLIENILKNNETRRLKSYVEAGCINIDDAARSTRALHTSLSGLSDHLIKAQSLLSDLERLTDDAALAIETATKLSTQLDEESSDDLRQVTSEENETVPFAQEPEVTEYATIIAVVYSMVKQNYVMQEKIVRSLSLKTSFDELDTYTLMW; from the exons ATGTCCAAACACTATCCCCAGTTCTTTATTCACGAAGCGAATCTGGATAGCCTCTTCTCTCCACCGCCGGATTCAGCCTTCTCCCTGACTTCCTCCGAGCTTTGTCTGCCACCATTACACACGTCATGTAGTCTCCTTCCTACAGAAACCGAACTCTGTGTAAGGATGAG TTCCTCAAACTTGACGacgatctcttcttctctctctcgaaCTAGAGCAAACCCAG AATTCAAGACAAGAGAGATGGAAGTGAGAAGCGAGCTAAAGCAGAATATTTACGAGATTTTCAAAGACTTTATGACGGG GATCACAAAGCTTGAGGAACTAGATAATGCTACAAACATCTTTCTTCTACGCTTTCAGCAAGGACTCT GCTTGCTCAAACGCTCTCCAATACTCACTTCCTCCAAGTTGATCGAGAACATTCTCAAGAACAATGAAACAAGACGGCTGAAATCATACGTAGAAGCAGGCTGTATTAACATCGATGATGCTGCACGAAGCACACGGGCTT TGCATACATCTCTATCAGGACTTTCTGACCACCTAATCAAAG CTCAAAGCTTGTTATCTGACCTCGAGCGTCTCACTGATGATGCCGCCCTTGCAATTGAGACTGCAACAAAGCTCTCCACACAACTGGATGAAGAATCAAGTGATGATTTGCGACAAGTGACGAGTGAA GAGAACGAAACTGTACCTTTTGCTCAAGAACCTGAAGTTACAGAGTACGCTACAATTATTGCAGTGGTTTACAGTATGGTGAAGCAGAACTATGTTATGCAG GAAAAGATTGTGAGATCGCTTAGTTTGAAGACCTCATTTGATGAACTAGATACTTACACTCTGATGTGGTGA
- the LOC106347777 gene encoding uncharacterized protein LOC106347777 isoform X3, whose amino-acid sequence MEVRSELKQNIYEIFKDFMTGITKLEELDNATNIFLLRFQQGLCLLKRSPILTSSKLIENILKNNETRRLKSYVEAGCINIDDAARSTRALHTSLSGLSDHLIKAQSLLSDLERLTDDAALAIETATKLSTQLDEESSDDLRQVTSEENETVPFAQEPEVTEYATIIAVVYSMVKQNYVMQEKIVRSLSLKTSFDELDTYTLMW is encoded by the exons ATGGAAGTGAGAAGCGAGCTAAAGCAGAATATTTACGAGATTTTCAAAGACTTTATGACGGG GATCACAAAGCTTGAGGAACTAGATAATGCTACAAACATCTTTCTTCTACGCTTTCAGCAAGGACTCT GCTTGCTCAAACGCTCTCCAATACTCACTTCCTCCAAGTTGATCGAGAACATTCTCAAGAACAATGAAACAAGACGGCTGAAATCATACGTAGAAGCAGGCTGTATTAACATCGATGATGCTGCACGAAGCACACGGGCTT TGCATACATCTCTATCAGGACTTTCTGACCACCTAATCAAAG CTCAAAGCTTGTTATCTGACCTCGAGCGTCTCACTGATGATGCCGCCCTTGCAATTGAGACTGCAACAAAGCTCTCCACACAACTGGATGAAGAATCAAGTGATGATTTGCGACAAGTGACGAGTGAA GAGAACGAAACTGTACCTTTTGCTCAAGAACCTGAAGTTACAGAGTACGCTACAATTATTGCAGTGGTTTACAGTATGGTGAAGCAGAACTATGTTATGCAG GAAAAGATTGTGAGATCGCTTAGTTTGAAGACCTCATTTGATGAACTAGATACTTACACTCTGATGTGGTGA